The Herbiconiux sp. A18JL235 region GAAGAACGCGGCGATGAGCACGTAGTACCAGTTGAAGGTGTTGACGATGGTGGTCTGGATGGTGCCGAAGAAGACACCCGCCGCGTCGGGGAAGAATGCGGCGAAGGCGCTGAACGCGACGACCAGGACGGCCGCGGGCCAGAACACCCACGGCGCGACGCGGCGGCCGTCGCGGAGAGCGGGGGAGGGAGCTGGTCGGGTCTCGGAGGGCATCAGAACACCCTACGGCGCTCCTCCCGGCCCCGGAGAATCAGGGTGCGACGGTGCGTTCGATGCGACTGACCTTCACAGAGATCTGCGCTTCCGGATGCTGCAGCAGCAGAGCGTCGGCGACCGAGCGTGCCGTGGCGGCCGCCCCCGCATCCTGCCGGGTGCCGATACGGGCGGTGAGAACGGGCCCGTCGGTGCCGGCGGAGACGGACACCTCGGCGCGCGGCTGCTCCCGCACGGGCGTGTTGCCGATGAGCGATCCCAGGGCGGCCAGGGTGCCGAGCGGCGTGGGTGCCGGGTAGACGGCGACGACCCCGTCGACGGCGAGCACCGTGGCGGTGGGCGACCCGGTGCCGGGCGAGACGGGGGTGCTGAGGTCGTTCATGACGGGTCCTTTCCGGTGGGGTCGGCGTAGAGCTCGTCGACGGTGACGTCGATCGCGGTGACGGTGAGGTCGGTGTGACGCACCAGGGCGTCGAAGACCTCGGTGCGCACCGCCTCCGCCAGTTCCTGCAGGGGCCGGCCCCATTCCGCGGCGATGGCGATCGACACGGTCACCGGCGCCCCCGGCGTCTCGACGTCGCCGTCGATGCGCGTGCGGGTGACGTGCACCCCCGAGACCTCGTCGCCGACTGCCCTGAGCAGGGCGCGCACCGCACCCTCGCTCACCGTGATGTGCACGCGCGGGTCGGGGTGCTGGATGGGGATGTCGCGGCCCGCGCGCAGTTCGTCGTGCACGGCTGTCATGAGGCGGTCGATCCACCGGTCGGAGGCGGGCGCGAGGCTGTCGCTGTCATGCCGCAGCAGCTCCCGGGACAGACCACCGAGGCGGGCGAGGTTCTCGAGCGCGTTGAGGCAGTCGGGGCAGGTCTCGATCTCGGTGTCGGGCGGGGTGCGGCCCTCGGCGAGGTAGAGGCTCAGCTCCTCGACGGTCTTGCCGCAGTCGAGGGCGGCGCGGGCGGGGTCGGTCATCGCCACGCCTCCATCTGCACCAGGATGCTCGCCCTGGCCCGGGCGATCATGCCGCGAACAGTGCTGACGGGCACGCACAGCTCCTCCGCGATCTCGGCGTAGCCGAGGCCCGCCATCTCGCGCAGCAGCCAGCTCTGCCGTTGGGCCTCGGGCAGCCGGTCGAGCGCAGTGGCGAGGGCCTTCAGCTGCAGGTCGTGAACCACGCACGACTCAGGCTGAAGGGTGGGGGAGGGTCTTTCCACGACGTGATCGAGCGGCATGTCGGCGGCCCGGTGTCTCAGGTGGCTGAACGCCTCGCGGCTCGCGATGCGCATCAGCCAGGATTTCACGGCCTCGGGGTCGCGCAGCTCCGGCAGCCGCCGCCACGCGATGAGGAAGGCCTCCTGCACCACGTCGTCGGCCTCGGCCGTCGACCTCACGATGCGGATGACGTAGGCGCGCAGAAGCGAGGAGTGCCGGACGATGAGCTGCCGAAAGGCCTCCGGGTCGCCGTCGGCGGCCCGGGATGCGAGAGCGCCGTCGGTGAGCTGGTGCACACCGCGGATTCGAGTCTGGTCGGCCACCTGGATTGCCCTTCGCGCGGTCGCGGATTCTTCCGTGACGCTTTCGGGCCTACCACCCCCGATTCGGCGGGCAACTCATTCCCGGTCTGCATCGAGCGCGACGACGGCGACTATCCGCAGAACGCACACCCGGAGCATTCGTCGCACCCCGAGAGCCGAGCGCTCAGCGGCGCGGCGTGTCTCGCGGGGACTCCCCGAAGCGGGCGCGGCGGGGTCTGCTCGATCCGCTACGGCTGCAGGTAGACGGGGTCGGCGACGATGTTCGGGGTGACGCGCAGGAGCGGCTGGGAGTCCTCGGGCACGAGGAAGGCGACCGAGAGCATCCGGGTGTCACCGGGCGGCAGCAGGCTGGTGTCGTCGAGCACGTAGCGGGGGAGGTCGACGTTGAGGTCGTCGTCGTCGGTCGAGACGGGGGTGGTCACCACCTCGGCGGGGTAGGCGGGTGCGTCGCCGTCGTTCGTGATCGAGTAGCTCATCACGATGTACTTCTGCCCGGCCGCGAGCGGCACGAAGTAGTTGCCCGACGCGGTCATCTGCGCCTCGACCGTCGAGGCGTCGGCGTCGGCGTCGACGTCGTCGATCGTGTACGTCCAGCCCTCGAGCTCGAGAGGGGTGCCGAGCGGAAGCGGGTCGTCGATGCTGCCGGACGGATCGTCGCCGGTGCTCGCAGCGGGGCTCTCCTCGCGCGACGTCGTCGCCGACGGGAAGGGCGACGGGAAGGTCTGGGCCGACCCGATCAGTGACACCACGATCACCACGCCCGCCACGACGATCCCGAGCGCCGACACCGCGAGCCCGGCGATGGCGAGCCCCCGGCTCCGCCCGCGCAGCGACATCGCCACGATGCCGAGCACGAGCCCCACCGCGATGAGCGCCCAGCCCACAGGAGCCACGGCGGGCACCAGGGCGAAGCCGATTCCGGCGAGGGCGACGATCAGCGAGACGAGTCCGACGACGTTCAGGCGCGGCTTGCCGACGGGGTCTGCCGGGGGCGGAGTGGTCATGCCTCCATCCTGCCCGGATGCTCCCCGCTCGGCTCTAGCCGCGAAGCTCGGAAGATGCCGTCAGAGTTCGGTCTCGATGAGCTCGTTCGAGAGCAGGTCGGCGACCGAGTCGATGATCTCGTCGGGCCGGAACGGGTACTTGGCGATCTCGGCCTGGTCGCTGATGCCGGTGAGCACGAGGATGGTGTGCAGCCCCGCCTCGATGCCGGCCACCACGTCGGTGTCCATGCGATCGCCGATCATGCCGGTGTTCTCCGAGTGCGCCCCGATGCGGTTCATCGCCGAGCGGAACATCATCGGGTTCGGCTTGCCGACGACGTACGGTTCCTTGCCCGTGGCCTTCGTGATGAGGGCGGCGATCGCCCCCGTCGCCGGAAGCGGGCCTTCAGCGCTCGGCCCCGTCGCATCCGGATTCGTGACGATGAACCGCGAGCCCTGCCCGATGAGACGGATGGCCTTCGTGATCGCCTCGAAGGAGTAGTTGCGGGTCTCGCCGATCACGACGTAGTCGGGTGCCGTCTCGGTCATGATGAAGCCGGCCTCGTGCAGAGCCGTCGTGATGCCGGCCTCGCCGATGACGAAGGCACTGCCGCCCGGCATCTGGTCTTTGAGAAAGGCGGCGGTGGCGAGCGCGCTGGTCCAGATGAACTCCTCCGGCACCTCGAGGCCGGATGCGCGTAGCCGCGCACTCAGATCGCGCGGCGTGAAGATGGAATTGTTCGTGAGCACCAGGTACGGCTTGTTCTCGTCGCGCCACTGCTGAAGCAGCTCGGCCGCCCCGGGGATGGGGTGGTTCTCGTGCACCAGCACACCGTCCATATCGGTGAGCCAGCATTCGATCTCGTCGCGGCGTGACATCGGCACTCCCTCTCGTCGCATCCGCCCCCAGGCTACCGGGCGAGCCTGGGCGCGTGCCCCGGCGGAAGACTTCCCTGCACGCGGCCTTCGCACGGAGATCTGGAGCGGTGTGCGCGAAGATAGGCGAATGGCCGACTCGACGCAATCTCCGACGGGGCGCAACGGTGTGGTGAAGATTCGGGACGTCGCCGCTCGCGCGGGCGTCTCGGTAGGCACCGTCTCCAACGTTCTGAACCGACCTGACTATGTGTCGGACGAGAATCGCGTCAAAGTCCAGCGTGCTATGTCAGAGCTGGGCTTCATTCGCAATGACCTGGCGCGCCAATTGCGTCAGAAGCAGAGCCGCACGTACGGCTTGATCACGTTGTCGTTGACGAACCCCTTTTTCGGAGAGGTAGCCCACGCTGCTCAGGCGCAGGCCGAGCGTGACGGTTTCACCGTGCTGGTGGGTAGCAGCGACTTCAGCCCCGAGCGTGAAGACCGGTACATCGAGCTGTTCGAGCTGCAGCAGGTGCGCGGACTCATGATCGCCCCGAACAGCGGGGTCTCCGAGCGTCTCCAGGCGATGAGACGCCGGGGCGTACCGATTGTGTTGTTCGACAGCGTAGGACGGCACGAGGGGTTCTCGGCCGTCTTCTTGGACGGAGTCGAAGGTGGCCGGCTCGCGGGTGAGCATCTCATTCGTTCTGGCCGCCGACGGCTGCTGTTCACCGGTGGCCCCCTGGCGCAGGTGTCAGACCGCCTCGCCGGCGTCAGTGATGCGGTGACCAAGGCTGAAGGGGTCAGCCTTCAGGTGATCGAGACTTCTGACATGACCGTCTCAGACGGGTTGTCGGTCGGATTGCAGATCGTGGGACTTCCGGAAGCGCTCCGGCCCGACGGGGTGTTCGCGGCAAACGACCAGATGGCCTTCGGCATCATTCAAGCGCTGACCCAGGCCGGCCTCGAGGTTCCTGCGGCGATAGGAGTGATCGGCTACGACGACATCCCCTTCGCCGCCACCGGAACCGTTCCTCTGACGACGGTGCGCCAGCCTGTCGAGGAGATCGCGACCGCTGCGGTGACCTTGCTCCATGAACAGGCCGAGCTCGGCTCTGCATTCAGCCCGCAGACGGTGCGATTGCAGCCTGAGCTCATCCTCCGACGCAGTGCCTGATATGAACCGATACATATTTTCCTGATACGGCCTGTTTACTTCCCTGGCGCTCTTGTGTAGGTTGGTCTCACGCTATTGATGAATCGATTCATGGAGCATGCACTCGAGAAAGATCGGAGACGACCACATGACCGATGGCCAGGTCGCCTTCTCGCTGCTCTGCGATCAGCTCGTGGAGCCCACCGGTGTGGCTGGCGCTGTCTGGCTATCGTGGTCGTTGAGCAACGCCGCCGACTCGGCTCCCGAAGCCGTACGAGTGCGGGTGTGGCGAGATGGCACGCGGTCTGCGGTCGACGCCTGGGAGAGTGAGTGGATGACTCCCCTCACCGCCGGGATCCGGCACGGGGAGGATTCGCTCATCTCGAATACGCGTTATGCGTGGAGCGTCGAGGTGCGCAGTTCCGACGGGTCCTCCACCAGGACGTCGTCGGTGTTCCTGACCGGGTTGGTCGGGGCAGGCCGATGGCAAGCACAGTGGATCGCCAGCGGGCCTCAGTCCGTGGTGCGCGCCGACCCACCCTCCGACGACGGGTTGTCGTACGCAGTACGGTATCTGCCCCCGACGCCGTATTTCCGGCACGAATTCACGGTGCGGCGTGACCTGGAACGAGCCGTGGTGCATGTGACGGCTCGAGGCGTCTACGAGCTGTTCGCAAACGGCGAGCGAGTCGGCGACCGGGAGCTGGAGCCTGGCTGGACCGACTATTCCGATCGCGTCGAGTACCAGACCTACGACATCACGGACGCGCTCCGCGTCGGCCCGAACGCCTTCGGTGCAACTGTCGCCGCAGGTTGGTGGCACGGGTATGTCGGCTTCGATCGCCGTAGACAGGCGGAGCACTACGGTGCCGAGCCGGAGCTGCTCGTACAAGCCCACCTCTGTTACTCCGATGGGTCGGAGGATGTCGTGGCAAGCGGCGAAGGGTGGGCCAGCTCCGAGGGGCCCATCCGCTTCGCGGACCTCCTCATGGGTCAGTACGTCGACGACCGGGTGGACCTGGGGGACTGGACCCTTCCGGGCGGTGCCGACTCATCGTGGGTGCCGGTGCGCGCCCGAGACATCGGATCCAGCATTCCTACGTCCACGCCACGCCCACCCATCCGGGCCATCGAACACAGGGCCGGCAGGATCGTGCACTCCGAGCCTGATCGCATCCTCGTCGACTTCGGACAGAACCTCGTGGGCAGGCTGAACGTCACCGTGTCGTCACTCGAACGCGGAGGTTCGATAACCATCAGGCATGGCGAGACGATCACACCGGAAGGTGACCTCTACGTCGACAACCTCCGCACCGCTGAGGCCACGGATCGGTTCGTCTCCAGCGGCCGCTCGGCGACGTTCGCGCCGACGTTCACCAGTCACGGATTCCGCTTCGCGGAACTGATCGGGGATGTGGCCGCACTCACCGATCGGGATATAGAAGCAGTCTCCGTCAGAAGCGACAATCGCGAGGTCGGCACCCTCACCCTGAATGACGAGGGTCTGGATCAGCTTCACTCCAACATCGTCTGGGGGCTTCGAAGCAACATGGTGAGCATCCCGACCGACTGCCCGCAACGCGACGAGCGCCTCGGCTGGCTTGCCGATGCCCAGGTCTTTCTGCCCAGCGCCGCCTACAACGCCAATGTCTCCGCTTTCCTCACCAGCTGGTTGCGCGACGTGCGGTACACGCAGGACGACGACGGGGCTTTCGCCGACGTCGCCCCACGTCTGCGTCTACCCCAGCAAGCAGCCCCTGGCTGGGGCGACGCGGGTGTCATCGTGCCGTGGACTCTCTACCGCCTGTACGGTGACATTCGAGTTCTGCAGGACTCATTCGAGTCGATGCTCGCGTGGATCGGCCACATCGACCGTCACAACCCCGACCACCTCTGGCGTCACGCGGCCGGCCTCAACTACGGGGACTGGCTCGGCGTCGAGGAGGAAACCGATCGCGAGTTACTCGCTACTGCGTATTTCGCCCGTAGCCTGGAACTGACGGCAGCTGCAGCTGATGTGTTGCACGCGACGAGTGAGGCCGCGCGGCTTCGCGCCCTCCGGCTCGAAGTCGTCGACGCCTTCAGGCGGGAGTTCCTCGACAGCTCGACAGGCGTACTGCGGAGCGATACGCAAACGGCTTATTGTCTCGCGCTCGCCTTCGACCTCATCAACCCCGGGGAGCTCCCCTTGGTGGCCTCGCGGCTCGTCGATGCCGTCGAAAGGCGCGGCCCCGCGCTGACGACCGGCTTCATCGGGGTGGCGCTGCTGTTGCCGACGCTGTCCCTCATCGGCCGGTCAGATCTCGCGTGGGCGCTGGCACGCAGACGGGAGTACCCCTCGTGGTTGTACTCGGTCGATCACGGAGCGACGACGATCTGGGAACGGTGGGACGGCTGGACGACGACCGACGGATTCCAGTCGGCCCAGATGAATTCGTTCAATCATTACTCGCTCGGATCCATCGACGAATGGTTCTACGCCTACGCCGCCGGTATCCGACAGTCCCGGAACTCTCTCGCTTTCGCTGATCTCGAGATGGAACCGGCAGTCGACGCCGCCGTGGGTCACGTCGCCGCCTCGTTCGAGTCACCTCGAGGCCTGATCCGCA contains the following coding sequences:
- a CDS encoding Asp23/Gls24 family envelope stress response protein → MTDPARAALDCGKTVEELSLYLAEGRTPPDTEIETCPDCLNALENLARLGGLSRELLRHDSDSLAPASDRWIDRLMTAVHDELRAGRDIPIQHPDPRVHITVSEGAVRALLRAVGDEVSGVHVTRTRIDGDVETPGAPVTVSIAIAAEWGRPLQELAEAVRTEVFDALVRHTDLTVTAIDVTVDELYADPTGKDPS
- a CDS encoding RNA polymerase sigma factor produces the protein MHQLTDGALASRAADGDPEAFRQLIVRHSSLLRAYVIRIVRSTAEADDVVQEAFLIAWRRLPELRDPEAVKSWLMRIASREAFSHLRHRAADMPLDHVVERPSPTLQPESCVVHDLQLKALATALDRLPEAQRQSWLLREMAGLGYAEIAEELCVPVSTVRGMIARARASILVQMEAWR
- a CDS encoding DUF4190 domain-containing protein, whose amino-acid sequence is MTTPPPADPVGKPRLNVVGLVSLIVALAGIGFALVPAVAPVGWALIAVGLVLGIVAMSLRGRSRGLAIAGLAVSALGIVVAGVVIVVSLIGSAQTFPSPFPSATTSREESPAASTGDDPSGSIDDPLPLGTPLELEGWTYTIDDVDADADASTVEAQMTASGNYFVPLAAGQKYIVMSYSITNDGDAPAYPAEVVTTPVSTDDDDLNVDLPRYVLDDTSLLPPGDTRMLSVAFLVPEDSQPLLRVTPNIVADPVYLQP
- a CDS encoding HAD-IIA family hydrolase, whose amino-acid sequence is MSRRDEIECWLTDMDGVLVHENHPIPGAAELLQQWRDENKPYLVLTNNSIFTPRDLSARLRASGLEVPEEFIWTSALATAAFLKDQMPGGSAFVIGEAGITTALHEAGFIMTETAPDYVVIGETRNYSFEAITKAIRLIGQGSRFIVTNPDATGPSAEGPLPATGAIAALITKATGKEPYVVGKPNPMMFRSAMNRIGAHSENTGMIGDRMDTDVVAGIEAGLHTILVLTGISDQAEIAKYPFRPDEIIDSVADLLSNELIETEL
- a CDS encoding LacI family DNA-binding transcriptional regulator produces the protein MADSTQSPTGRNGVVKIRDVAARAGVSVGTVSNVLNRPDYVSDENRVKVQRAMSELGFIRNDLARQLRQKQSRTYGLITLSLTNPFFGEVAHAAQAQAERDGFTVLVGSSDFSPEREDRYIELFELQQVRGLMIAPNSGVSERLQAMRRRGVPIVLFDSVGRHEGFSAVFLDGVEGGRLAGEHLIRSGRRRLLFTGGPLAQVSDRLAGVSDAVTKAEGVSLQVIETSDMTVSDGLSVGLQIVGLPEALRPDGVFAANDQMAFGIIQALTQAGLEVPAAIGVIGYDDIPFAATGTVPLTTVRQPVEEIATAAVTLLHEQAELGSAFSPQTVRLQPELILRRSA
- a CDS encoding family 78 glycoside hydrolase catalytic domain, whose protein sequence is MTDGQVAFSLLCDQLVEPTGVAGAVWLSWSLSNAADSAPEAVRVRVWRDGTRSAVDAWESEWMTPLTAGIRHGEDSLISNTRYAWSVEVRSSDGSSTRTSSVFLTGLVGAGRWQAQWIASGPQSVVRADPPSDDGLSYAVRYLPPTPYFRHEFTVRRDLERAVVHVTARGVYELFANGERVGDRELEPGWTDYSDRVEYQTYDITDALRVGPNAFGATVAAGWWHGYVGFDRRRQAEHYGAEPELLVQAHLCYSDGSEDVVASGEGWASSEGPIRFADLLMGQYVDDRVDLGDWTLPGGADSSWVPVRARDIGSSIPTSTPRPPIRAIEHRAGRIVHSEPDRILVDFGQNLVGRLNVTVSSLERGGSITIRHGETITPEGDLYVDNLRTAEATDRFVSSGRSATFAPTFTSHGFRFAELIGDVAALTDRDIEAVSVRSDNREVGTLTLNDEGLDQLHSNIVWGLRSNMVSIPTDCPQRDERLGWLADAQVFLPSAAYNANVSAFLTSWLRDVRYTQDDDGAFADVAPRLRLPQQAAPGWGDAGVIVPWTLYRLYGDIRVLQDSFESMLAWIGHIDRHNPDHLWRHAAGLNYGDWLGVEEETDRELLATAYFARSLELTAAAADVLHATSEAARLRALRLEVVDAFRREFLDSSTGVLRSDTQTAYCLALAFDLINPGELPLVASRLVDAVERRGPALTTGFIGVALLLPTLSLIGRSDLAWALARRREYPSWLYSVDHGATTIWERWDGWTTTDGFQSAQMNSFNHYSLGSIDEWFYAYAAGIRQSRNSLAFADLEMEPAVDAAVGHVAASFESPRGLIRSEWSYDGSTLEWDIELPPSCSATIVLAVSPRERVLLNGVELTLTAVETEPPLAAPLAGASPRYRWRVDPGRHRVTRLVT